One Ruegeria sp. HKCCD4315 genomic window carries:
- a CDS encoding glycosyltransferase family 2 protein: protein MAEIFVNTKVSIVIPTYKEVENIPRILSKIDDLRTKSDLDCEVLFMDDDSRDGSVEAVRQSGFEWAQIVVRTKNPGLSAAVLDGFELAQNPVLVCMDCDLSHPVEKIPALILALSSGQEMVIGSRYVAGGSTDDDWGLFRWLNSRIATFLSRPLTSVRDPMSGFFALRKQDFKKAEDLNPIGYKIALELIVKCSFQNIGEVPIEFLDRVAGESKLTISQQLKFIKHLRRLYIHKFAESMYLIQFLVVGASGLLVNLATLTLFQVLGAKAVVSIAAGISVSMCSNFLLNRRFSFSYARDSNILRQFLSFILASMIGAAVNYAVALYLQSSVFLSDSSYSLQVSAIFGVAAGTGFNFIANRFFVFRKRFIRVPK from the coding sequence TTGGCAGAAATTTTTGTGAACACTAAGGTCAGTATTGTTATTCCGACCTACAAAGAAGTGGAAAACATCCCTAGGATTTTATCTAAGATTGACGATCTCCGAACAAAAAGTGACCTCGACTGTGAGGTTTTGTTCATGGACGATGACAGCCGAGATGGCAGCGTTGAGGCCGTCAGGCAATCTGGATTCGAGTGGGCCCAAATTGTTGTCAGAACCAAAAACCCAGGGCTAAGCGCTGCTGTTCTGGATGGTTTTGAACTTGCTCAGAACCCAGTTTTGGTTTGCATGGATTGTGACCTCAGCCATCCTGTTGAAAAAATTCCTGCTTTGATCCTTGCATTGAGCTCCGGTCAGGAAATGGTGATCGGATCGCGGTATGTGGCTGGGGGTTCAACGGATGATGATTGGGGTCTGTTTCGCTGGTTGAATAGCCGCATCGCAACCTTTTTGTCACGTCCGTTGACGTCCGTGCGGGATCCAATGTCTGGATTTTTTGCCCTTCGAAAACAGGACTTCAAAAAAGCAGAAGACCTTAACCCCATTGGGTACAAAATTGCTTTGGAACTGATCGTAAAGTGCTCATTCCAAAACATTGGTGAAGTACCAATTGAATTCTTGGATCGTGTCGCTGGCGAAAGCAAACTAACGATCAGTCAACAGCTCAAGTTCATCAAGCACCTCAGAAGGCTCTATATTCACAAGTTTGCTGAGTCGATGTATCTGATACAGTTTTTGGTTGTCGGAGCCTCAGGTTTACTGGTTAACTTGGCCACTTTGACACTATTTCAGGTCTTGGGAGCGAAAGCGGTTGTATCAATTGCGGCCGGAATTTCTGTGAGTATGTGCAGTAATTTTCTCCTCAACCGCCGCTTTAGTTTTAGTTACGCACGAGATTCGAATATTCTCAGGCAGTTTTTGAGTTTCATTTTGGCTTCAATGATCGGAGCCGCTGTGAACTATGCAGTCGCATTGTACTTACAAAGCAGCGTATTCCTTTCGGATTCTTCTTACTCTCTTCAGGTTTCAGCAATCTTTGGCGTTGCAGCAGGTACCGGATTTAATTTTATAGCCAACAGGTTTTTTGTCTTTCGCAAACGTTTCATCCGAGTTCCGAAGTGA
- a CDS encoding glycosyltransferase family 2 protein encodes MNSQTQEAVHELAQTADRTRPGLSIVVPCYNEEAVLDELVRRATHVAAETFGTDYELVLIDDGSTDRTVEMIEGFANQNPNIRGVVLSRNHGHQRALSAGLIHCRGEIVLVLDADLQDPPELLPDMLAVLNEGADVVYGQRIKREGESLAKKTTASAFYRLLRLLSDVEIPLDTGDFRLMRRKVVDYLNTMPEEDRFIRGMVSWLGFRQVKFSYERAERFAGETKYPFRKMLRLAIDGVTGFSTVPLRIASWLALSMTVVSLGLFVWVILQRIAGETVSGWASTVVVVLLVSSVQLFTIGILGEYVGRLYMQSKKRPLFVVDRLISHDRDG; translated from the coding sequence ATGAACAGCCAAACACAGGAAGCGGTGCACGAGCTTGCGCAAACAGCCGACCGCACGCGCCCGGGGCTGTCCATCGTTGTTCCTTGCTACAACGAAGAAGCTGTGCTGGATGAACTGGTCCGGCGCGCCACGCATGTTGCCGCTGAAACCTTTGGCACGGACTATGAACTTGTTCTGATCGATGATGGGTCGACGGACCGGACCGTCGAAATGATCGAAGGGTTTGCCAATCAAAACCCGAATATCCGTGGTGTTGTTCTGTCGCGCAACCACGGCCATCAGCGCGCTTTGTCTGCCGGGTTGATCCATTGCCGCGGAGAGATTGTCCTTGTTCTGGACGCCGACCTTCAGGACCCTCCAGAACTGCTGCCTGACATGCTGGCTGTCCTCAATGAAGGCGCGGATGTGGTCTATGGCCAGCGCATAAAGCGCGAGGGTGAAAGCCTGGCCAAAAAGACAACAGCTTCGGCGTTCTATCGACTTCTCAGATTGCTTTCGGATGTAGAGATCCCTCTGGACACCGGCGATTTCCGCCTGATGCGCCGCAAGGTTGTGGATTACCTGAACACGATGCCCGAAGAAGACCGATTCATCCGCGGTATGGTCAGTTGGCTGGGGTTCCGGCAGGTCAAATTCTCTTATGAACGCGCCGAAAGATTTGCCGGGGAAACCAAATACCCGTTTCGAAAGATGCTGCGCTTGGCCATCGACGGCGTTACCGGGTTCTCAACCGTTCCATTGCGGATCGCAAGCTGGCTTGCCCTTTCAATGACCGTTGTCAGCCTGGGGCTGTTTGTCTGGGTCATCCTGCAGCGGATTGCTGGTGAGACTGTCTCGGGCTGGGCGTCGACCGTGGTTGTTGTCCTTTTGGTCAGCTCTGTTCAACTGTTCACCATCGGCATCTTGGGGGAATATGTTGGCCGACTTTACATGCAAAGCAAAAAGCGTCCGCTATTTGTTGTGGACAGGCTTATCTCTCATGATCGCGATGGGTGA
- a CDS encoding glycosyltransferase 87 family protein, whose amino-acid sequence MISIGSCATITVNEVISKMRTNTLVTRGIVALFIVAALYLSWKVYSTSGSADWDFRHFWLAGKVWALGVSPYGSEYSALGPDLITQGYVPKEWYYPPNIWPVTFFLAQFQLDTSSVVWSGMNVVMLIGASFLLWANNEDGSYRSANTATIAGLPKQSMVFLHVFLTAIFQATAICLVIGQITILIYFGFALFIAAFAMQHKFLMILALSILFIKPQIAAPFAAAILFLDAGNWRLILAAGLVSIVSSLPPLLQDPMVLVSWLNTISGSHGEFGANEVRSITGIRHVLWLATGVDLGNIGSLLVTILATSTFGFIAHRNKSWDALDVLVVQLMVIGAFAPLHYYDLVILLPVALVLVRARGVALALALIGVLLLLRSETLAEVSGIYPAKTVFFKGTVWASFGAFALLASSLLVLIHGQASVPGGEKRSSDVRPQFTNGTTSE is encoded by the coding sequence ATGATTTCGATTGGTTCTTGTGCCACTATTACAGTAAATGAGGTCATTTCAAAAATGCGAACCAATACTTTGGTAACTCGCGGTATTGTTGCGCTTTTTATTGTCGCGGCTCTTTATCTTTCGTGGAAGGTGTATTCTACCTCTGGCTCTGCAGATTGGGACTTCCGCCATTTTTGGCTGGCTGGTAAAGTTTGGGCGCTTGGTGTGTCCCCCTATGGTTCCGAGTATAGTGCATTGGGCCCAGACCTGATCACTCAGGGATATGTTCCAAAGGAATGGTACTACCCACCAAATATCTGGCCTGTCACGTTCTTTTTGGCTCAATTCCAGCTGGACACCAGTTCAGTCGTCTGGAGCGGCATGAACGTCGTCATGCTAATTGGGGCAAGCTTTTTGCTTTGGGCTAACAATGAAGATGGTAGCTACCGTTCCGCGAATACAGCGACAATCGCGGGTTTACCCAAGCAGTCGATGGTTTTCCTGCATGTTTTTTTGACCGCTATTTTCCAAGCCACTGCTATCTGCCTGGTAATCGGCCAGATAACCATCTTGATATATTTTGGCTTTGCACTTTTTATTGCTGCATTTGCCATGCAGCACAAGTTCCTCATGATACTTGCTCTGTCTATTTTGTTTATTAAGCCTCAGATTGCAGCGCCATTTGCAGCAGCTATTCTTTTCTTGGACGCGGGCAATTGGCGTCTCATTCTTGCAGCTGGTCTTGTTTCGATTGTTTCATCGCTTCCTCCGCTTCTTCAAGACCCTATGGTTTTGGTGTCTTGGCTCAACACCATTTCGGGGAGTCATGGGGAATTTGGCGCCAATGAGGTGCGTTCCATAACCGGAATTCGTCATGTGCTGTGGCTGGCGACAGGTGTTGATCTGGGTAATATTGGATCGTTGCTTGTGACAATCTTAGCCACATCAACTTTTGGTTTCATCGCCCATCGAAACAAGTCCTGGGACGCGCTTGATGTGCTTGTTGTTCAGTTGATGGTGATTGGTGCATTCGCGCCACTGCACTACTATGATCTCGTTATTTTGCTACCTGTTGCCTTGGTGCTTGTGCGCGCACGTGGCGTGGCTCTTGCCCTTGCTTTGATAGGTGTGTTGCTCCTACTCAGATCGGAAACACTGGCAGAGGTATCCGGAATATACCCGGCCAAGACCGTGTTTTTTAAAGGTACGGTTTGGGCCTCTTTTGGAGCCTTCGCGCTGTTAGCATCAAGCCTGCTTGTTCTCATACACGGACAGGCTTCAGTGCCTGGAGGAGAGAAGCGTTCATCTGACGTGAGGCCTCAATTCACAAACGGCACTACTTCGGAATAA
- a CDS encoding GtrA family protein produces the protein MPLFRSLLAFCTVGALASVTHAVLGIVFVKTSLFAPFTANALGYCAGFFVSYFGHYHFSFASSATHGKTMPRFLVVSGAGLCLNQAIVFVAVDLGRLSYYVTLLIIFSVVPIATYILAKSWAFNDDDQAGALK, from the coding sequence ATGCCTCTGTTTCGCAGCCTTTTGGCCTTCTGCACCGTTGGGGCCCTGGCCTCGGTCACCCATGCTGTGCTGGGGATTGTCTTTGTAAAAACATCGCTGTTCGCGCCGTTCACTGCAAATGCACTGGGCTATTGTGCCGGTTTCTTTGTCTCATATTTCGGCCATTACCATTTCAGCTTTGCATCCAGTGCAACACATGGAAAAACCATGCCCCGTTTTCTGGTCGTCTCAGGGGCAGGGCTCTGCTTGAACCAGGCTATAGTCTTTGTCGCGGTCGATCTGGGCAGGCTGTCCTATTATGTGACCCTGCTGATCATTTTCTCAGTGGTGCCAATCGCCACCTATATCCTAGCCAAAAGCTGGGCTTTCAACGACGATGATCAAGCAGGTGCCCTCAAATAG